The genomic DNA TATCTGATCAGTGGCGGGACGGGAGCCGGGAAGACAACGCTGTTGGCCAGCCTGCTCGGAGCGGTCGGCGCGCACGAACGGATCGTGCTCGCGGAGGACTCCGCGGAGCTCCGGCCGGACCATCCGCATGTGGTGCGCCTGGAGTCCCGGCCCGCCAACCAGGAGGGCGCGGGGCAGGTGAGCCTGCGGGACCTGGTGCGGCAGGCGCTGCGGATGCGCCCCGACCGGCTGGTGGTCGGGGAGGTGCGCGGCGCCGAAGTGGCCGACCTGCTGGCCGCGTTGAACACGGGGCACGAAGGAGGGTGCGATCTATTGACCGAACTAACTGACACGTTCTCGCAGGTCAGAGGCACTTTCTGCTAGCTTCCCGCCATGCCAGATGAGCAACGTCCCCGACGGGACTTGAAGAGCTTTGTACTGCCTGAGATAGGCGAACTTCTCGCGACTGGAGATCCGTGGGAGCCCTACCGGTTGCTGGATCCGGCCGGAAGGCCGGTAGAGCCTGCCGCGGTGTACCTGAAGGACCTTCTGGCGAGGGACTGTTCACCGTTGACACCGCGCTCATATGGCATGGATCTCCTCCGCTGGTGGCGCTACCTGTGGGTACTTGGGATCGAGTGGGACCGCGCGACTCGTGAGGATGCCCGGGACTTCATGCTGTGGATGAAACTGGCGGACAAGCCACTACGTGTCCACTGGCGCCACCGCGGCAAGGAGTCCGCCGCGATCTCTCGGCCGGCTCAGACCGGTAGGCCGACGCCCGGAACGCCGAACCCAGTGACTGGGAAGCCCACCGTCGGCTTGAAATATGCGCCCAACACCAGAGCCCACTGCGAGACGGTGCTGCGGTCGTTCTACGACTTCCATCTGGAGCACAACACGGGATCGCTGCTGGTCAATCCCTTCCCCCTCGACCGCAGTCGGCACTCAGGCCGAGCCCATGCTCACCACAACCCTGGGCAGCAATACCAGAGGCAGCGGACCGGTCTTTACCGACCCAAGATCCCCAAGCGGGTTCCACGACGTATCCCTGATGAGAAGTACACCGAGGTCTTTGCCAGCCTCCGTTCGCACCGCGACAGGGCCCTGCTGGCTTTCTGGGTCGCCACGGGTGCCCGCGCGGAGGAACTGCTCACCTCGAAGCAGGGCAGTGCGATTGTCGGCCAGCAGACCATAGGCGTGATCCGCAAAGGAAGCCGTGACTACCAAGAACTGCCCGCCACGCCCGATGCCTTCATCTGGCTGCGGCTATACCAGGAAGCGGCTTGGAAGAAGGGTGTCCCTCGCGGTCGTCAGCAACCGCTGTGGTGGACGCTACGTCGCCCTTGGAGACCGCTGGAATACGACGCGGCCCGCATGATGTTCAACCGCGCCAACGACCTTCTGGGCACCAACTGGACGCTGCACGACTTGCGACACACGGCGACGTTCTTGATGCTTGATGACCCGGATATGCCGCCGGTTTACGTTCAACACATCCTCGGCCACAAGAGCTTGTTGACGCTGGACGTCTACAACCGCCCGACCAGGGACGACGTCATCGTCGCCGGTCTCGCCCATCACGCCCGTCGGGAAAAGCAGCGCAATGATCCGCCCAAGCAGGTCGAAACCGCATATAACCCGAATTCCTTGTCCGTTCTGTTCGGCCGGGACATGCCATGACCATCACTGAGACACAGGCTGTTGCGCACTTCGTTCCGCGAAACACAGACCTGACGGGCGCCGAAGCGGTCGCACTGATAGGTCGGTTCCCTCCGAGGGTGCCCCTCGCTACGTGGCCTGGAGCGGAAGCATCGCGCGAGGAGATTCTTCACCGGCTTGAGCAGCCCCCGCTGCGAGCCCTTGCCGACCGAGCCCAGGACGCCCGGATGCGTGGGGCACGTCTCCTGCTGAACTGGCTGGAGACATTCCCCGGCACGACCTGGCAGCAACGCTGGCAGTCGAGTCCCGGTTCGTCCCAGCAGGCCCTATCCGCCGGCTGGCAGGACGACTTCAGGGAGTGGGCCAGATCGCTGGGACACCGCCCTGGGAACTCGATGAGCAGAACGGGCCTCCTCGCCCTGCTCTGCGCGGATGCGATCCGACCCAACCCACACTTCATCAATGGCATCTTGTCCAGGCATCTCCGACCGGCCATCGAGGTATCCCGTGATCCCGAGGGTTTCGCGTACCTGCGGGCGTCGCTGCCAGTTGACGTAGTGACAAGCAAAAAGGGATCCGCAGCTCTGAAATTGATCTCCGAGATCATCGTCTCGCAAGGCGGTGGTGTCCGGGACATTACCGTCGGGGATCTGTTGTTGTGGCTCCAGATGTCCGGCAGTAGGGAAACCATTCGGATCCTAACGGCTTATGAGTTGCTCCGCGACCTGGGGAGCCTTCCTGCAGATGGCCCCCCAACCTTGCGCCGCATTACATATCGGAGTGGGCAAGTCCACCCGGCGCAACTGGTGGACCGTTATCGGCTGAAGTGCCAGCCGGTTCGTGACGCCATCGTGGCCTATCTGCTAGAGCGGTCTCCGGCCATTGACTACGGAACGGTTAAATCCCTGTCGGCAACTCTGGCGCTGCGATTCTGGGCGGATATAGAACACCACCACCCGGGGATTGACTCTCTGAATTTGCCGACCGACGTCAGTGCCGCCTGGAAAGCCCGACTCGCCACCAAAATCGTACGCAAACGCCTACCAGACGGCTCCGTGGTGGAAATGACCGAGCCGCGAAGAAGTGCTGTGGCTGTCAAGACGACGGTGCGGGCCTTCTACCTGGACCTTGCGCAGTGGGCTCTTGAGGAACCAGAAAAGTGGGCAGGCTGGGTGGCCCCCTGTCCCGTCAGCGCGTCCGAGCTCGTGGTCAAAAAGGTAGAACGTCAACGGAAGTCCCGCATGGACCAGCGCACCCGAGAACGGCTACCAGTCGTTCCCATGCTCGTTAAGGCTGCCGAGCGTCGCCTCAAGGAGGCTCAGGGGCGACTCCGCGCGCTCAACGCGGCGTCTCTTGGGGCGGAGTTCACTGTCTCAGGCGAGACGTTCGCCGTCCCGCGAACGACTACTCGGGTCGGCGGTCGCCCGACCAGGGCTTGGGACAGCCAGGGTGTTGCACGTGACTTTGGCGCAGAGGAGAGGATGGCGTTCTGGGGATGGGCAGCCATCGAGATCCTGCGGCACAGCGGCATCCGAATCGAAGAGCTCCAGGAGTTGGGGCATCACAGCATCATCAGCTACACGCTCCCCACCACAGGACAAGTCGTTCCGCTCCTGCAGATCGCGCCATCGAAGACTGATCAGGAAAGACTTCTCCTGGTCACGCCGGAGTTGGCCGATGTGCTGAGCACCGTCATATCCCGGGTCCGGGGCGCCGACGGGAAGGTGGCCGTGATCCCGAGCTACGACGGACATGAGCGAGTCTGGAATCCGCCGATGCCCCTGCTCTTTCAGGAGAGCAACGCCGGCCAAGGTCATCGGTTGTCAGCAAGCTTTATTCGTAAAGGGATTAACAAGGCCCTGGCCGACACCGGGCTCCTCGACAACACCGGAGAACCGCTGACGTTCCAGCCCCATGACTTTCGCAGAATCTTCATCACGGACTCCATCCTTAACGGCCTGCCGCCGCACATCGCCCAGGTGATTGCTGGGCACGAGCACATCGGAACCACGATGGGATACGCCGCCATCTACCCTGCGGATGCCATCGAGGCTCACCGGGCATTCATTGCCCGACGCCGGGCCTTGAGGCCAGTTGAGGAATATCGAACGGTTACACCGGAGGAGTGGGACGAGTTCCTCGGCCACTTCGAGCGGCGTAAGTTGGCCTTGGGTGAATGCGGTCGCGCCTACGGCACCGACTGTGCTCATGAGCACGCTTGTGTCCGCTGCCCAGTCCTGATCGTGCACGCGACGGAAAAGCCCCGACTGGTCGAGATACACGACAATCTGCGAGCCCGGATCCAGGAAGCCGAACACGAAGGCTGGCTCGGCGAAATCGAAGGGCTGCAGAGTAGTCTCACTCACGCTGAAGAGAAACTCGCCCAACTCGATGCGCAGATCGCCCGGAAGCAGGAGGCGGTCAATCTGGGTATCCCTACCTTCCGGGAGATCGTTGCCCGTACTGCTGCGGTAGACGCGTCGTGCGACCGAGAATAGGCGTCCTGAAGTTACCGGCTACAGCTCTTTCAGGATCGCTCCCGGGAGGGAGTACTGCTTTAGGTAGCTTCCCATGAACCTTGCCGCGTGTGGGTCATCCGCCAGAAGCGACGCGACATATGCCACGTCTTCCGCATTCTTCCTACAGGCAAATACGGCTCGGGCAAATACCTCTCCCGCGTGAAAGCGATTGTGGTAAGTGCCGACGATCATGATTCTGTGCAGGCTTAGGCGGCGGATAGGCCCGCTGTATTTCGCCACCTGGATCACCCTGAAGAAGAAATCGGCGATCTCGTCAGTATAGTCGAAGGGGTGTCCGCCCTGTGAGTATTCATCGAAGGTGCGGACGATCTTCTCGAAGGTAATCGGATCCCGCTCGTGCATATAGTGCAAAATCTCAAGCGGAAGTGACGGCATGAACTCCTTGCAGAACACCTCGTCGTCGGATGAATCCGCGATCAGTTGAAGGAGGCCCGACACGGCTTCTTTATGTCCCGCTAGCGCTTTGGTCTTCAGTTCATTAGCGCGAGTCGTTGGTGACGCCAG from Streptomyces sp. NBC_00654 includes the following:
- a CDS encoding site-specific integrase encodes the protein MSRTGLLALLCADAIRPNPHFINGILSRHLRPAIEVSRDPEGFAYLRASLPVDVVTSKKGSAALKLISEIIVSQGGGVRDITVGDLLLWLQMSGSRETIRILTAYELLRDLGSLPADGPPTLRRITYRSGQVHPAQLVDRYRLKCQPVRDAIVAYLLERSPAIDYGTVKSLSATLALRFWADIEHHHPGIDSLNLPTDVSAAWKARLATKIVRKRLPDGSVVEMTEPRRSAVAVKTTVRAFYLDLAQWALEEPEKWAGWVAPCPVSASELVVKKVERQRKSRMDQRTRERLPVVPMLVKAAERRLKEAQGRLRALNAASLGAEFTVSGETFAVPRTTTRVGGRPTRAWDSQGVARDFGAEERMAFWGWAAIEILRHSGIRIEELQELGHHSIISYTLPTTGQVVPLLQIAPSKTDQERLLLVTPELADVLSTVISRVRGADGKVAVIPSYDGHERVWNPPMPLLFQESNAGQGHRLSASFIRKGINKALADTGLLDNTGEPLTFQPHDFRRIFITDSILNGLPPHIAQVIAGHEHIGTTMGYAAIYPADAIEAHRAFIARRRALRPVEEYRTVTPEEWDEFLGHFERRKLALGECGRAYGTDCAHEHACVRCPVLIVHATEKPRLVEIHDNLRARIQEAEHEGWLGEIEGLQSSLTHAEEKLAQLDAQIARKQEAVNLGIPTFREIVARTAAVDASCDRE
- a CDS encoding site-specific integrase, giving the protein MYLKDLLARDCSPLTPRSYGMDLLRWWRYLWVLGIEWDRATREDARDFMLWMKLADKPLRVHWRHRGKESAAISRPAQTGRPTPGTPNPVTGKPTVGLKYAPNTRAHCETVLRSFYDFHLEHNTGSLLVNPFPLDRSRHSGRAHAHHNPGQQYQRQRTGLYRPKIPKRVPRRIPDEKYTEVFASLRSHRDRALLAFWVATGARAEELLTSKQGSAIVGQQTIGVIRKGSRDYQELPATPDAFIWLRLYQEAAWKKGVPRGRQQPLWWTLRRPWRPLEYDAARMMFNRANDLLGTNWTLHDLRHTATFLMLDDPDMPPVYVQHILGHKSLLTLDVYNRPTRDDVIVAGLAHHARREKQRNDPPKQVETAYNPNSLSVLFGRDMP